TATCATACAGCTTCCTGCGTCTTATGATTCACAAGGCTGACTATGTTATTACTATTTTTCCCCAAGTTGTAAAAGATTCATTTAATATTTCTGACAGTAAAATATACGCTCATGTTAATGGTGTGGATTTGGAATACATTAGAAATTTTTCTTATGTGCAAAAAAAATCTAAAAAAAATAGCTTCCAAGATTTTTTGCTTTTTTATGTTGGTCCAATGCGACCTCTGCATTTAAGGTATTTTCCTCAAATCATTAATGAGCTTTCCCAACACAAAGGCAAAATTAGGGTTATGCTTGTTGGTCCTATTGGAAATTCAAAATGCAAAAAGTGGATAGATAAGAATATTCCAAAGAAACAAGGCTCTGTTTCTGTCCAAATCACGGACTCTTTGCCTAATACCGAGGTTATCTATTGGATGGCTCAAGCAGATGTTTGCTTGTGTCCGTATATTGATAAAGGAGACAATGTATATGGTTATCCTATCAAGATTTTTGAATACATGGCTTTGGGCAAGCCAGCGGTAGCATTTGAATTACCTAATCTCAAAAAAATATTTATACAATATCAAAATGGTATTCTTGTGCCGCAAGGGAACGTAAAAGCTTATGTAAGTGAAATTGAACGATTATTAGCACACGACGCAGAAAGAGACTTTATAGGAAAAAATGCAAAAATTACAGCTCAGAAATATGATTGGAATAATATTTTATCTGAC
Above is a window of Caldisericia bacterium DNA encoding:
- a CDS encoding glycosyltransferase; this translates as MKKKEIIYITPKISPYPNTNSFQKAKFLATNYCTHLIMKYKYPETEWMLPYFKSVNIWEDSQKNLPFILWAFIKGLELAKNSFPNVVYSNWYFASIVTGYLMKRFLGCKWILDLWDNPIKHWDFFKEEKLWSIASLKDLIISIISYSFLRLMIHKADYVITIFPQVVKDSFNISDSKIYAHVNGVDLEYIRNFSYVQKKSKKNSFQDFLLFYVGPMRPLHLRYFPQIINELSQHKGKIRVMLVGPIGNSKCKKWIDKNIPKKQGSVSVQITDSLPNTEVIYWMAQADVCLCPYIDKGDNVYGYPIKIFEYMALGKPAVAFELPNLKKIFIQYQNGILVPQGNVKAYVSEIERLLAHDAERDFIGKNAKITAQKYDWNNILSDLKLFLDKIL